The Deinococcus koreensis genome window below encodes:
- a CDS encoding acyl-CoA dehydrogenase family protein yields the protein MTSTLDRMSTTNPNTAPLNDDQRTIVSALKSFLKNRVEPGAAERDQTGEFPMQIVRELGEMGIMGAQTPEEYGGAGLDTATFAMIIEEIAAVDGSLCLTVASHNSLCQGHILIGGTEEQKRKFLPDLASAKKLGAWGLTEPGSGSDSGGMGSRGVEQPDGSWVLNGSKNFITQGSVGGTYVVLARTDAARPGKGKNDGISAFVFNRDEVQGFSIGRKEDKLGLRSSDTAQLIFEDIHLPADALLGERGNAFKDVMKVLDGGRVGIAAMGLGLGRAAFEYATRYTLGREQFGKAIAHNQNIAFRLADMDTRLEAARLLIRKAADLKDAGMNFTVNVARAKLYATTVGVEACDEAIQMLGGYGYIKEYPVERFWRDNRLTRIGEGTDEVQRLVISRDVLRRFAD from the coding sequence ATGACCAGCACCCTCGACCGCATGAGCACCACGAATCCCAACACCGCGCCCCTGAACGACGACCAGCGCACCATCGTCTCCGCGCTGAAGTCCTTCCTGAAGAACAGGGTCGAACCCGGCGCCGCCGAGCGCGACCAGACCGGCGAATTCCCCATGCAGATCGTGCGCGAACTGGGCGAGATGGGCATCATGGGTGCCCAGACGCCCGAGGAGTACGGCGGCGCGGGGCTGGACACGGCCACCTTCGCCATGATCATCGAGGAGATCGCGGCGGTGGACGGCTCGCTGTGCCTGACGGTCGCCTCGCACAACTCGCTGTGCCAGGGCCACATCCTGATCGGCGGCACCGAGGAACAGAAGCGCAAGTTCCTGCCCGACCTCGCCTCCGCCAAAAAGCTGGGCGCCTGGGGCCTGACCGAGCCCGGCAGCGGCTCCGACAGCGGCGGCATGGGCTCGCGTGGGGTGGAGCAGCCCGACGGGTCGTGGGTGCTCAACGGCTCCAAGAACTTCATCACGCAGGGCTCGGTCGGCGGCACCTACGTCGTGCTGGCGCGCACCGACGCCGCGCGGCCCGGCAAGGGTAAGAACGACGGCATCTCCGCCTTCGTCTTCAACCGTGACGAGGTGCAGGGCTTTTCCATCGGCCGGAAGGAGGACAAGCTGGGCCTGCGGAGCAGCGACACCGCGCAGCTGATCTTCGAGGACATCCACCTGCCCGCTGACGCTCTGCTGGGCGAACGCGGCAACGCCTTCAAGGACGTCATGAAGGTGCTGGACGGCGGGCGCGTGGGCATCGCCGCGATGGGCCTGGGCCTGGGCCGCGCCGCCTTTGAGTACGCCACGCGCTACACGCTGGGCCGCGAGCAGTTCGGCAAGGCCATCGCCCACAACCAGAACATCGCCTTCCGGCTGGCCGACATGGACACCAGGCTGGAGGCCGCGAGGTTGCTGATCCGCAAGGCCGCCGACCTGAAGGACGCCGGAATGAACTTCACGGTGAACGTGGCCCGCGCCAAGCTGTACGCCACCACGGTCGGCGTGGAAGCCTGCGATGAGGCGATCCAGATGCTCGGCGGCTACGGCTACATCAAGGAGTATCCGGTCGAACGCTTCTGGCGCGACAACCGCCTGACCCGCATCGGTGAGGGCACCGACGAGGTGCAGCGTCTGGTCATCAGCCGGGACGTGCTCAGGCGCTTCGCGGACTGA
- a CDS encoding acetate--CoA ligase → MTTDADLHAQSLVPPSDVLRAQAIVSPEEAARLKALPPTEYWARVAAELQWDQPWTQVLDGKLGDFRYFVGARGNVSVNCLDRHAAATPERVALHYEREDGLTETWTYARLTTETARFAAALQDLGVEKGDRVSLLLSNIPEAFVAIQACYRIGAIYSVIFAGFSAAAVRDRLEDARPKVVIVADGTLRRGKVVELKSVLDEARRGVGSIEHVIVIDRLGLCHLLQPDELDYAEVMARTARLAEPVMLEANEPGFIIYTSGTTNKPKGLVHAGLGFLVGTYANVKWSLNLRPDDRYWCTADVGWLVVPIFALVGGLAGGASQVLYEGSIDTPSPSRPYELIEKYGVNKVFTAPTALRMLRRAGQDALAGHDPSGVDLISLVGEPLDPETWHWTTDTFGAFVNNTYGQTETGTAWASAIVGVTPTRPGACGEALPGYRAEVVDETGKPVSAGQLGVLTLTEPFPCLARTVWGDPQRYLDTYFSDFPGRYASADAALIDVDGQLWVTGRVDDVMNVSGHRIGTMELEAALITHPAVSEAAVVAQPDELRGAVPVAFVVPRAGITSSDSLKAELAEAIVGGVGKYARPAAVYVVPTLPRTRSGKIMRRLLRDLLEHGEVRGDLSSLENPDALDVVQSHLRD, encoded by the coding sequence ATGACCACCGACGCCGACCTCCACGCCCAGTCCCTCGTGCCGCCCAGCGACGTGCTGCGGGCCCAGGCTATCGTCTCGCCCGAGGAAGCGGCGCGACTGAAGGCGCTCCCGCCCACCGAGTACTGGGCCAGGGTCGCCGCCGAACTCCAGTGGGATCAGCCCTGGACGCAGGTGCTGGATGGAAAGCTGGGCGACTTCCGCTATTTCGTGGGGGCGCGCGGCAACGTCAGCGTGAACTGCCTGGATCGCCACGCGGCGGCCACCCCCGAGCGCGTGGCCCTGCACTACGAGCGCGAGGACGGCCTGACCGAAACCTGGACGTATGCCCGCCTGACCACCGAGACCGCGCGCTTCGCCGCCGCCCTGCAAGACCTTGGGGTCGAGAAGGGCGACCGCGTGTCGCTGCTGCTCTCCAACATCCCCGAGGCCTTCGTCGCCATCCAGGCCTGCTACCGCATCGGGGCGATCTACTCGGTGATCTTCGCGGGCTTCTCGGCCGCCGCCGTGCGCGACCGGCTGGAGGACGCCCGCCCGAAGGTGGTCATCGTCGCCGACGGTACCCTGCGGCGGGGCAAGGTGGTGGAACTCAAATCGGTGCTGGACGAGGCCCGGCGCGGCGTGGGCAGCATCGAGCACGTCATCGTGATCGACCGGCTAGGGCTGTGCCATCTCCTCCAACCCGATGAACTGGACTATGCCGAAGTCATGGCCCGTACCGCGCGGCTGGCCGAGCCCGTCATGCTGGAGGCCAACGAGCCCGGCTTCATCATCTACACCTCGGGCACCACCAACAAACCCAAGGGGCTGGTGCACGCGGGCCTGGGCTTTCTGGTGGGCACCTACGCCAACGTGAAGTGGTCGCTCAACCTGCGCCCCGACGACCGCTACTGGTGCACGGCGGACGTGGGATGGCTGGTCGTGCCGATCTTCGCGCTGGTCGGCGGGCTCGCGGGCGGCGCCTCGCAGGTGCTGTACGAGGGCAGCATCGACACGCCCAGCCCCAGCCGCCCGTATGAGCTCATCGAGAAGTACGGCGTGAACAAGGTCTTCACGGCCCCCACGGCGCTGCGGATGCTGCGGCGGGCCGGTCAGGACGCGCTGGCGGGGCACGACCCCAGCGGGGTCGATCTGATCTCGCTGGTGGGCGAACCCCTCGACCCCGAGACCTGGCACTGGACGACCGACACCTTCGGCGCCTTCGTGAACAACACCTACGGACAGACCGAGACGGGCACGGCCTGGGCCTCGGCCATCGTGGGGGTCACGCCCACCCGGCCGGGGGCCTGCGGCGAGGCGCTGCCCGGCTACCGGGCGGAAGTGGTGGACGAAACTGGAAAGCCCGTGTCCGCCGGCCAGCTCGGCGTGCTGACCCTCACCGAACCCTTCCCCTGCCTGGCCCGCACTGTCTGGGGCGACCCGCAACGCTATCTGGACACCTATTTCAGCGACTTCCCCGGCCGCTACGCCAGTGCCGACGCCGCCCTGATCGACGTGGATGGACAGCTCTGGGTGACCGGGCGGGTGGACGACGTGATGAACGTCTCGGGCCACCGCATCGGCACCATGGAGCTGGAGGCGGCGCTGATCACCCACCCGGCGGTCAGCGAGGCGGCGGTGGTCGCCCAGCCCGACGAGCTGCGCGGCGCCGTGCCGGTGGCCTTCGTGGTGCCGCGTGCCGGGATCACCTCCAGCGACAGCCTGAAGGCCGAACTGGCCGAGGCCATCGTGGGCGGGGTGGGCAAATACGCCCGCCCCGCTGCCGTCTACGTCGTGCCGACCCTGCCGCGTACCCGCAGCGGCAAGATCATGCGCCGCCTGCTGCGCGACCTGCTGGAGCACGGCGAGGTGCGCGGCGACCTCAGCAGCCTGGAGAACCCCGACGCCCTGGACGTGGTGCAGAGCCACCTGCGCGACTGA
- a CDS encoding acyl-CoA carboxylase subunit beta: protein MTQPDSSATAPPPSVPGSAWQDALARLAADQQTVRAGGGAKAQQRQHDKNRLTARERIARLIDPGTPFDELMTFAGHGMYAEVGGCPSGGTVTGIGTVQGRPWMVVANDATVKAGAFFPITAKKVIRAQTIALENHLPVIYLVDSAGVYLPMQDEIFPDQDDFGRVFYLNARMSARGIPQIAAIMGNCVAGGAYLPVMCDTLIMTEGSGLYLAGPALVRAAIGQVVESEELGGAGMHASIAGTVDYKEPDDDAALRRVRALADLYAQGDPAPFARRRRDSVPAPQRDLTELVGFDGSKPYDVRDLITALVDGGEFHEFKPEYGETIVCGFARAGGYPVAFVANQRTVIRKKLKAGGEPGLRTRIEVGGVIYGDSADKAARFIMDANQAGVPLVFLSDVTGFMVGRDSEQEGIIRRGAKLVNAVSNSVVPKITIITGGSFGAGNYAMNGKAYAPRFLFAWPSAKYAVMSGNAAAKTLLDIQLAALKRAGHEPDDEELMRLYDEVKAKYDTELDPRYAAARLWVDEIIPPNDTRERLIRALDACAQNPHQEEFRVGVFQV, encoded by the coding sequence ATGACCCAGCCCGACTCCAGCGCGACCGCGCCGCCCCCTTCCGTCCCCGGCTCCGCCTGGCAAGATGCGCTGGCCCGCCTCGCGGCCGATCAGCAGACCGTCCGGGCGGGCGGCGGGGCCAAGGCCCAGCAGCGCCAGCACGACAAGAACCGCCTGACGGCCCGCGAGCGCATCGCCCGGCTGATCGACCCCGGCACGCCGTTCGACGAGCTGATGACCTTCGCCGGTCACGGCATGTACGCCGAGGTGGGCGGCTGCCCCTCGGGGGGCACCGTGACCGGGATCGGCACCGTGCAGGGGCGCCCCTGGATGGTGGTCGCCAACGACGCCACCGTGAAGGCGGGCGCGTTTTTCCCCATCACCGCCAAGAAGGTGATCCGCGCGCAGACCATCGCGCTGGAGAACCACCTGCCGGTGATCTATCTGGTCGATTCGGCGGGCGTCTACCTGCCCATGCAGGACGAGATCTTTCCCGATCAGGACGACTTCGGCCGGGTGTTCTACCTGAACGCCCGCATGAGTGCGCGGGGCATCCCGCAGATCGCCGCGATCATGGGCAACTGCGTGGCCGGCGGCGCCTACCTGCCGGTGATGTGCGACACGCTGATCATGACCGAGGGCTCGGGCCTGTACCTGGCCGGGCCGGCGCTGGTGCGGGCCGCCATCGGGCAGGTCGTGGAGTCCGAGGAACTGGGCGGAGCGGGGATGCACGCCTCCATCGCCGGAACCGTGGATTACAAGGAGCCTGACGACGACGCAGCACTCAGGCGCGTCCGGGCACTGGCCGACCTGTACGCGCAGGGCGACCCGGCCCCGTTTGCCCGGCGTCGCCGCGACTCGGTGCCCGCCCCCCAACGCGACCTGACCGAACTGGTCGGCTTCGACGGCAGCAAACCCTACGACGTGCGCGACCTGATCACCGCGCTGGTCGATGGGGGGGAGTTTCACGAGTTCAAGCCCGAGTACGGCGAGACCATCGTCTGCGGCTTCGCCCGCGCGGGAGGCTACCCGGTGGCGTTCGTGGCGAATCAGCGCACGGTGATCAGGAAGAAGCTCAAGGCGGGCGGTGAACCCGGCCTCCGCACCCGCATCGAGGTCGGCGGCGTGATCTACGGCGACTCGGCCGACAAGGCGGCGCGTTTCATCATGGACGCCAACCAGGCGGGCGTGCCGCTGGTCTTCCTGTCGGACGTGACCGGCTTCATGGTGGGCCGCGACTCCGAGCAGGAGGGCATCATCCGGCGCGGGGCCAAGCTGGTGAATGCCGTGTCCAACTCGGTGGTGCCGAAGATCACCATCATCACGGGGGGGAGTTTCGGGGCCGGCAACTACGCCATGAACGGCAAGGCCTACGCGCCGCGCTTCCTGTTCGCCTGGCCCAGTGCCAAATACGCCGTCATGAGCGGCAACGCGGCGGCCAAGACCCTGCTGGACATCCAGCTCGCCGCCCTGAAGCGCGCGGGCCACGAGCCCGACGACGAGGAATTGATGCGCCTCTACGACGAGGTGAAGGCCAAGTACGACACCGAACTCGACCCACGCTACGCCGCCGCCCGCCTGTGGGTCGACGAGATCATCCCGCCGAATGACACCCGTGAGCGCCTGATCCGCGCCCTGGACGCCTGCGCCCAGAATCCGCACCAGGAGGAGTTCCGGGTGGGCGTGTTCCAGGTGTAG
- a CDS encoding cytochrome P450 translates to MTSLPGWPDGPRGHGLLGNLPELRRDAVGFMRHTRAAYGDLYRIRLGPRDVLVVADPAVAREVLVGHAASFRKGRGIQKMQDFLGTGLLTAEGETWRGHRRLMQPSFHRGAMEGMASEIVGACEPLLARLKGAAQSGTEVDVGSEMLRVALRAVASVLFGTALSEAELEVVERELPPLLGRTARRVRSVVDLDLPTPQRQRERAAARALDGIVHRIIRERRASHEDGHDLLGLLLAARDEHGEGGLSDRELRDEVMTLFLAGHETTATLLTFLFLELSRRGDIRARVQAEVRSVLGDSVLGESIPSAADLRALPLLNACIQETLRLYPPAWLIPRQATQGVTVGGVPVPEGANVSINIFLMQRNARHWPRPDEFRPERWLETRRPPEAFMPFGAGARMCIGNHLALLEAGLIAALVLRGFTLDVPGGGPEGLLAGVTLKPGGPVCASVEVG, encoded by the coding sequence ATGACTTCCCTTCCAGGCTGGCCGGACGGGCCGCGCGGCCACGGCCTGCTGGGCAACCTGCCGGAACTGCGCCGCGACGCGGTGGGCTTCATGCGGCACACGCGCGCCGCCTACGGCGACCTGTACCGCATTCGCCTGGGCCCGCGCGACGTGCTGGTCGTGGCCGACCCGGCGGTGGCGCGCGAGGTGCTGGTCGGGCACGCCGCCAGTTTCCGCAAGGGGCGCGGCATCCAGAAGATGCAGGACTTCCTGGGCACCGGCCTGCTGACCGCCGAGGGCGAGACCTGGCGCGGGCACCGCCGCCTGATGCAGCCGTCCTTTCATCGCGGAGCGATGGAGGGCATGGCCTCCGAGATCGTGGGGGCCTGTGAACCGCTGCTGGCGCGCCTGAAGGGCGCCGCGCAGTCGGGCACGGAGGTGGACGTGGGTTCCGAGATGCTGCGGGTGGCGCTGCGGGCCGTGGCCTCGGTGCTCTTCGGCACGGCGCTGAGCGAGGCGGAACTGGAGGTGGTCGAGCGCGAGCTGCCGCCCCTGCTGGGCCGGACGGCGCGGCGGGTGCGGTCCGTGGTCGATCTCGACCTGCCCACGCCTCAGCGGCAGCGGGAGCGGGCGGCCGCGCGGGCCCTGGACGGCATCGTTCACCGCATCATCCGCGAGCGGCGGGCCTCCCACGAGGACGGCCACGACCTGCTGGGCCTGCTGCTGGCCGCCCGCGACGAACACGGCGAGGGCGGCCTGAGCGACCGCGAGCTGCGCGACGAGGTGATGACCCTGTTCCTGGCGGGCCACGAGACCACCGCCACGCTGCTGACCTTCCTCTTTCTGGAACTCTCCCGCCGTGGGGACATCCGCGCCCGGGTGCAGGCGGAGGTGCGCTCGGTGCTGGGGGACTCGGTGCTGGGCGAGAGCATCCCGAGCGCCGCCGACCTCCGCGCCCTCCCCCTCCTGAACGCCTGCATCCAGGAAACGCTGCGCCTGTATCCGCCCGCGTGGCTGATCCCCCGGCAGGCGACCCAGGGTGTCACGGTGGGCGGCGTGCCCGTGCCGGAGGGCGCCAACGTCTCCATCAACATCTTCCTGATGCAGCGCAACGCCCGGCACTGGCCCCGGCCGGACGAGTTCCGCCCGGAGCGCTGGCTGGAGACCAGGCGGCCCCCCGAGGCGTTCATGCCCTTCGGCGCGGGCGCGCGGATGTGCATCGGCAACCACCTCGCGCTGCTGGAAGCGGGGCTGATCGCGGCGCTGGTGCTGCGCGGCTTCACGCTGGACGTGCCTGGTGGTGGGCCAGAGGGCTTGCTCGCGGGCGTGACCCTCAAACCCGGCGGCCCGGTCTGCGCGTCGGTCGAGGTGGGCTGA
- the sodA gene encoding superoxide dismutase [Mn] — protein MAYELPPLPYAPNALEPHIDARTMEIHHGKHHQAYVDNANKALEGSDMANMPVEELIAKLDQVPADKKNVLRNNAGGHANHSMFWQIMGPGGTGQPSGELLQAITDAFSSYDAFKEKFEDAAKTRFGSGWAWLVVQNGKLAVVSTANQDNPLMGESVAGVCGTPILGVDVWEHAYYLNYQNRRPDYLKAFWNVVNWDEVQKRYSAAK, from the coding sequence ATGGCCTATGAACTGCCCCCTTTACCCTACGCCCCCAACGCCCTGGAGCCCCACATCGACGCGCGCACCATGGAGATCCACCACGGCAAGCACCACCAGGCCTACGTGGACAACGCCAATAAGGCGCTGGAAGGCAGCGACATGGCGAACATGCCGGTCGAGGAACTGATCGCCAAACTGGATCAGGTGCCGGCCGACAAGAAGAACGTGCTCCGCAACAACGCCGGCGGGCACGCCAACCACTCGATGTTCTGGCAGATCATGGGGCCGGGGGGCACGGGCCAGCCCAGCGGTGAGCTGCTGCAGGCCATCACCGACGCCTTCAGTTCCTACGACGCCTTCAAGGAGAAGTTCGAGGACGCCGCCAAGACCCGCTTCGGCTCCGGCTGGGCGTGGCTGGTCGTCCAGAACGGCAAGCTCGCCGTGGTGTCCACCGCCAACCAGGACAACCCCCTGATGGGCGAGAGCGTCGCCGGGGTGTGTGGCACGCCGATCCTGGGCGTGGACGTGTGGGAACACGCCTATTACCTGAACTACCAGAACCGCCGCCCGGACTACCTGAAGGCCTTCTGGAACGTCGTGAACTGGGACGAAGTGCAGAAGCGCTACTCGGCCGCGAAGTAA
- a CDS encoding chloride channel protein: protein MRSPLPRAVMTRLETGRLVVLSVLLGGLVGGLCILLRSGLDALLGFGATLTGYSPPGTPGEGGLLIAFGTATPWGLLALPFVGAAYAWLIPAATGGPLTQLVGGYHARGQWPSLSTQLRTLVGSVLGYSSGLLVGRDAAFTMTGQLGTRLMQRVTRLDAVELRALTLAGAAAALGTVLHAPLAAAVFVVEVLYRRFEFEFEVLMPCVLAAVAGSAVYGLAYGFEPLLSLPDLQVPAAAQVPAFVLIAALVTLAGWALLWLTRLWPQKVLSGWLRPLLGGVFGLLTALIAWFFTPSVLGDGSGFVQLATSGFVGPEGVGQGAWRWALLALGAGLAFGGGVLPSVGVGGLLGAGLGSLLGIDTAISTLVGAVAFLTVTLNVPLAAALLGVAWGGEALLPIALVASGLAHALSGVSGLLPTQLTSRRESGVHAGGAALLPDSVRFIPRRAPDAPAVPFDAPAAPQAVESGPVALAERELYRRGVPPSWRGARLQLLSLPPGVEVVGIVRDGTVRLPRPELRLTSEDELVFLARPDAYAALEGILRLPGS, encoded by the coding sequence ATGCGTTCTCCCCTGCCACGCGCCGTCATGACCCGTCTGGAAACCGGGCGGCTGGTGGTGCTGAGCGTGCTGTTGGGCGGGCTGGTCGGCGGCCTGTGCATCCTGCTGCGCTCGGGCCTGGACGCGCTGCTGGGCTTCGGGGCCACGCTGACCGGCTACAGCCCGCCGGGCACGCCGGGCGAGGGCGGTCTGCTGATCGCCTTCGGCACGGCCACCCCCTGGGGGCTGCTGGCCCTGCCCTTCGTGGGGGCCGCCTACGCCTGGCTGATCCCGGCGGCCACGGGCGGCCCGCTGACCCAGCTGGTGGGCGGCTACCACGCCCGCGGCCAGTGGCCCTCCCTGAGCACGCAGCTGCGAACCCTGGTGGGCAGCGTGCTGGGCTACTCCTCGGGCCTGCTGGTGGGCCGCGACGCCGCCTTCACGATGACCGGGCAGCTCGGCACCCGGCTGATGCAGCGCGTGACCCGCCTGGACGCCGTGGAGCTGCGGGCGCTGACGCTGGCGGGCGCGGCGGCGGCGCTGGGCACGGTGCTGCACGCCCCGCTGGCGGCGGCGGTGTTCGTGGTCGAGGTGCTCTACCGCCGCTTCGAGTTCGAGTTCGAGGTGCTGATGCCCTGCGTGCTGGCTGCCGTGGCCGGCAGCGCCGTGTACGGCCTGGCCTACGGCTTCGAGCCCCTGCTGAGCCTGCCCGACCTGCAGGTGCCGGCGGCGGCGCAGGTGCCGGCCTTCGTGCTGATCGCCGCGCTGGTGACCCTGGCGGGCTGGGCGCTGCTGTGGCTCACGCGGCTGTGGCCCCAGAAGGTGCTGAGCGGCTGGCTGCGCCCCCTGCTGGGCGGGGTGTTCGGCCTCCTCACCGCCCTGATCGCCTGGTTCTTCACCCCCTCGGTGCTGGGCGACGGCAGCGGCTTCGTGCAGCTGGCCACCTCGGGCTTCGTGGGGCCGGAGGGGGTGGGCCAGGGAGCGTGGCGCTGGGCGCTGCTGGCGCTGGGTGCGGGGCTGGCCTTCGGGGGCGGTGTGTTGCCCTCGGTGGGGGTGGGCGGCCTGCTGGGCGCCGGGCTGGGCAGCCTGCTGGGCATCGACACGGCGATTTCCACGCTGGTCGGCGCGGTGGCCTTCCTGACGGTGACCCTGAACGTGCCGCTGGCCGCCGCGCTGCTGGGCGTGGCCTGGGGCGGCGAGGCGCTGCTGCCCATCGCGCTGGTCGCCAGCGGCCTGGCCCACGCGCTGAGCGGGGTCTCGGGCCTGCTGCCCACCCAGCTGACCTCCCGGCGGGAGAGCGGCGTGCACGCGGGGGGCGCCGCCCTGCTGCCCGACTCGGTGCGCTTCATTCCGCGCCGCGCGCCGGACGCGCCCGCCGTGCCCTTCGACGCTCCGGCGGCGCCGCAGGCGGTGGAGTCCGGCCCCGTGGCCCTGGCGGAGCGCGAACTTTACCGCCGCGGCGTGCCGCCCAGCTGGCGCGGCGCGCGGCTGCAGCTCCTCAGCCTGCCCCCCGGTGTGGAGGTGGTGGGCATCGTCCGCGACGGCACTGTGCGCCTGCCGCGCCCCGAGCTGCGCCTGACCTCCGAGGATGAGCTGGTCTTCCTGGCCCGGCCCGATGCCTACGCCGCGCTGGAAGGCATCCTGCGGCTGCCGGGGTCGTGA
- a CDS encoding ATP-binding cassette domain-containing protein — protein sequence MSAGHAAGSPVERTGVPLIETRGLSKAFGGVHALEDVSVQLYPGEVLGLLGHNGAGKSTLIKMLSGAYTADSGQILMNGEEVRLGSPRTAQRLGIETIYQNLALADNLDVAANIFLGRELMRGSVLDEDSMELESRRVLDRLKVNLPDLKKPVFNLSGGQRQCIAISRAIYFKAKVLIMDEPTAALGPQETAQVNELIGSLRQEGVGIFLISHDLHDVFHLADRLTVMKNGRVVGSALTSQITQDQVLEMIIAGKLPVMG from the coding sequence GTGAGCGCCGGTCATGCTGCTGGCAGTCCGGTCGAGCGCACGGGCGTGCCCCTGATCGAGACCCGCGGGCTCTCCAAGGCGTTCGGCGGTGTCCACGCCCTGGAAGACGTGTCCGTGCAGCTCTACCCGGGCGAGGTGCTGGGCCTGCTGGGGCACAACGGCGCCGGCAAATCCACCCTGATCAAGATGCTCTCGGGGGCGTACACCGCCGACAGCGGCCAGATCCTGATGAACGGCGAGGAGGTGCGCCTGGGCTCACCGCGCACCGCGCAGAGGCTCGGGATCGAGACCATCTACCAGAACCTCGCGCTGGCCGACAACCTCGACGTCGCCGCCAACATCTTCCTGGGCCGCGAGCTGATGCGCGGCAGCGTGCTCGACGAGGACAGCATGGAGCTGGAGTCGCGCCGGGTGCTCGACCGCCTGAAGGTCAACCTGCCGGATCTCAAGAAGCCGGTGTTCAACCTGTCGGGCGGGCAGCGGCAGTGCATCGCCATCAGCCGCGCCATCTATTTCAAGGCGAAGGTGCTGATCATGGACGAGCCCACGGCGGCGCTCGGCCCGCAGGAGACCGCGCAGGTGAACGAACTGATCGGCTCGCTCCGGCAGGAGGGCGTGGGCATCTTCCTGATCAGCCACGACCTGCACGACGTCTTTCATCTGGCTGACCGCCTGACGGTCATGAAGAACGGCCGGGTGGTCGGCTCGGCGCTGACCTCGCAGATCACCCAGGATCAGGTGCTGGAGATGATCATCGCGGGCAAGCTCCCGGTGATGGGCTGA
- a CDS encoding sugar ABC transporter permease produces MQSVRPAPVSRRPLLAQLGLDGRLVFMVAAIAGIWIMFHLLTQGTFITSRNLWNLSVQTASVGVMVSGMVLIIVMRNIDLSIGSILGFTGMAMAVVNTRLIPQDSAWGALLTLALGLLLGGVLGALQGTWVARLAVPSFIVTLGGLLIFRGGAWLLTSGQTVAPLTESFQVLGGGLNGSIGGLWSWLVGLALMAAILASDLLTRRQRARRGLPNRPLPLQTLFTGGSLLLVLGFVLVMNGYPDPRSGQPRGMPVPVLIMLAVTALMMWVVRATRFGRYVFAYGGNPEAARLAGINTTQLTVSVFALMGVLAALAGAIQTARLNAGTNSTGTLAELSVIAAAVIGGTSLSGGTGSVPGAFLGAVLMASLINGMLLLDLSSAWQNVVQGLVLMLAVTLDVVAQQRRNR; encoded by the coding sequence ATGCAGAGCGTCCGTCCTGCTCCCGTCTCGCGGCGGCCCCTGCTGGCCCAGCTCGGTCTCGACGGCCGGCTGGTGTTCATGGTGGCCGCCATCGCCGGCATCTGGATCATGTTCCATCTGCTCACCCAGGGCACCTTCATCACGTCCCGCAACCTCTGGAACCTGTCGGTGCAGACGGCCTCCGTGGGCGTGATGGTTAGCGGCATGGTCTTGATCATCGTGATGCGGAACATCGACCTGTCCATCGGCTCGATCCTGGGGTTCACGGGCATGGCGATGGCGGTCGTCAACACCCGCCTGATCCCGCAGGACAGCGCGTGGGGGGCGCTGCTCACGCTGGCGCTGGGGCTGCTGCTGGGCGGCGTGCTGGGGGCGCTGCAGGGCACCTGGGTCGCGCGGCTGGCGGTGCCCTCGTTCATCGTCACGCTGGGGGGGCTGCTGATCTTCCGGGGAGGCGCCTGGCTGCTCACCAGCGGCCAGACCGTGGCCCCGCTGACCGAGTCGTTCCAGGTGCTGGGCGGCGGCCTGAACGGTTCGATCGGCGGCCTCTGGAGCTGGCTGGTGGGTCTGGCCCTGATGGCCGCGATCCTGGCCAGCGACCTGCTCACGCGGCGCCAACGGGCGCGGCGGGGGCTGCCCAACCGCCCGCTGCCCCTGCAGACGCTGTTCACGGGCGGCAGCCTGCTGCTGGTGCTGGGCTTCGTGCTGGTCATGAACGGCTACCCCGATCCGCGCAGCGGCCAGCCGCGCGGGATGCCGGTGCCGGTGCTGATCATGCTGGCGGTGACGGCTCTGATGATGTGGGTGGTACGCGCCACACGCTTCGGGCGCTACGTGTTCGCCTACGGCGGCAATCCGGAGGCCGCGCGGCTGGCCGGCATCAACACCACGCAGCTCACGGTCTCGGTCTTCGCCCTGATGGGCGTGCTGGCCGCGCTGGCGGGCGCCATCCAGACCGCCCGCCTGAACGCCGGCACGAACTCCACCGGCACGCTGGCCGAACTGAGCGTGATCGCGGCGGCCGTGATCGGCGGCACCTCGCTCTCGGGCGGCACCGGCAGCGTGCCCGGCGCGTTCCTGGGCGCCGTCCTGATGGCCAGCCTGATCAACGGGATGCTGCTGCTCGACCTGTCCAGCGCGTGGCAGAACGTGGTGCAGGGGCTGGTGCTGATGCTGGCCGTCACGCTGGACGTGGTGGCGCAGCAGCGGAGGAACCGGTGA